A single region of the Populus nigra chromosome 2, ddPopNigr1.1, whole genome shotgun sequence genome encodes:
- the LOC133682672 gene encoding F-box protein At4g00755 isoform X2 — protein sequence MEIRMDFLNCLDHDTSMKILRCLEDPSDLVRASYVSRSWRDFASEVGCSKFVEWETLKREHKAYAFLAQACLSFPFDDCIKDAISASSTDNYPEESIRNTLRKGDRVGRRPSYWSSKGQRKAAVPETLVYKLVADICVITEINIQPFQAYFQQGSPIYSAESVQFHLGHPKCPMDDTLGEPLDNCADDKFIWTYSSPEFPMAQESSLQNFKLPEPVVCIGGILQIELLRRVQRQEMDGLFYICVAHVQVKGRPLSSAFGVEILGPSGKFVLKTLSSAPQSSLPPSLPEDDALYHGVPLQALADLEQVVNGLGVGVLDEDWNSEDDEAADEMDDELAF from the exons ATGGAGATCCGTATGGATTTCTTGAATTGTCTTGACCATGACACATCAATGAAGATTCTCAGGTGTTTGGAAGATCCATCTGATCTTGTCCGTGCTAGTTATGTCTCTCGTTCTTGGCGAGATTTTG CTTCAGAAGTCGGATGTAGCAAATTTGTGGAATGGGAAACTCTGAAGAGGGAGCATAAAGCATATGCATTTCTAGCTCAAGCGTGCTTGTCATTTCCTTTTGATGATTGCATTAAGGATGCAATAAGTGCTTCTAGCACTGATAATTATCCAGAGGAAAGCATTCGTAACACTCTGCGAAAAGGGGACCGTGTTGGAAGGAGACCTTCGTACTGGTCAAGTAAAGGACAGCGCAAGGCTGCAGTACCTGAGACACTAGTGTATAAACTGGTTGCTGATATTTGCGTTATTACTGAAATTAATATACAACCTTTTCAAG CTTATTTTCAGCAGGGTTCACCTATATATTCGGCAGAATCTGTGCAGTTTCATTTGGGTCATCCCAAGTGCCCAATGGATGACACTTTGGGTGAACCATTGGATAACTGTGCTGATGACAAGTTCATATGGACTTACTCTTCACCAGAGTTTCCAATGGCCCAG GAGAGCAGCTTGCAGAACTTCAAGCTTCCAGAACCTGTTGTTTGCATTGGTGGAATTTTGCAGATTGAGCTGTTGAGAAGGGTTCAGAGGCAAGAAATGGATGGCTTATTCTATATATG CGTGGCTCATGTTCAAGTTAAAGGCAGGCCATTATCATCAGCATTTGGTGTTGAAATCCTTGGACCTTCTGGAAAGTTTGTATTGAAAACCCTGAGTAGTGCACCACAAAGTTCACTACCACCAAGTTTACCTGAAGATGATGCCTTATATCATGGTGTGCCCTTGCAAGCACTTGCTGATTTGGAGCAGGTTGTGAATGGGTTGGGGGTCGGAGTGCTGGATGAAGATTGGAACTCGGAAGATGATGAAGCGGCCGATGAAATGGATGATGAGTTAGCTTTCTAG
- the LOC133682672 gene encoding F-box protein At4g00755 isoform X1, whose amino-acid sequence MEIRMDFLNCLDHDTSMKILRCLEDPSDLVRASYVSRSWRDFVIANGLCKQLCLSMFPHLLRVDCVIEPSCVMEKASEVGCSKFVEWETLKREHKAYAFLAQACLSFPFDDCIKDAISASSTDNYPEESIRNTLRKGDRVGRRPSYWSSKGQRKAAVPETLVYKLVADICVITEINIQPFQAYFQQGSPIYSAESVQFHLGHPKCPMDDTLGEPLDNCADDKFIWTYSSPEFPMAQESSLQNFKLPEPVVCIGGILQIELLRRVQRQEMDGLFYICVAHVQVKGRPLSSAFGVEILGPSGKFVLKTLSSAPQSSLPPSLPEDDALYHGVPLQALADLEQVVNGLGVGVLDEDWNSEDDEAADEMDDELAF is encoded by the exons ATGGAGATCCGTATGGATTTCTTGAATTGTCTTGACCATGACACATCAATGAAGATTCTCAGGTGTTTGGAAGATCCATCTGATCTTGTCCGTGCTAGTTATGTCTCTCGTTCTTGGCGAGATTTTG TGATTGCAAATGGTCTTTGTAAGCAGCTGTGCTTGAGTATGTTTCCTCACTTGCTTAGAGTTGATTGTGTAATTGAACCTAGTTGTGTTATGGAAAAAGCTTCAGAAGTCGGATGTAGCAAATTTGTGGAATGGGAAACTCTGAAGAGGGAGCATAAAGCATATGCATTTCTAGCTCAAGCGTGCTTGTCATTTCCTTTTGATGATTGCATTAAGGATGCAATAAGTGCTTCTAGCACTGATAATTATCCAGAGGAAAGCATTCGTAACACTCTGCGAAAAGGGGACCGTGTTGGAAGGAGACCTTCGTACTGGTCAAGTAAAGGACAGCGCAAGGCTGCAGTACCTGAGACACTAGTGTATAAACTGGTTGCTGATATTTGCGTTATTACTGAAATTAATATACAACCTTTTCAAG CTTATTTTCAGCAGGGTTCACCTATATATTCGGCAGAATCTGTGCAGTTTCATTTGGGTCATCCCAAGTGCCCAATGGATGACACTTTGGGTGAACCATTGGATAACTGTGCTGATGACAAGTTCATATGGACTTACTCTTCACCAGAGTTTCCAATGGCCCAG GAGAGCAGCTTGCAGAACTTCAAGCTTCCAGAACCTGTTGTTTGCATTGGTGGAATTTTGCAGATTGAGCTGTTGAGAAGGGTTCAGAGGCAAGAAATGGATGGCTTATTCTATATATG CGTGGCTCATGTTCAAGTTAAAGGCAGGCCATTATCATCAGCATTTGGTGTTGAAATCCTTGGACCTTCTGGAAAGTTTGTATTGAAAACCCTGAGTAGTGCACCACAAAGTTCACTACCACCAAGTTTACCTGAAGATGATGCCTTATATCATGGTGTGCCCTTGCAAGCACTTGCTGATTTGGAGCAGGTTGTGAATGGGTTGGGGGTCGGAGTGCTGGATGAAGATTGGAACTCGGAAGATGATGAAGCGGCCGATGAAATGGATGATGAGTTAGCTTTCTAG